One window from the genome of Cryptomeria japonica chromosome 6, Sugi_1.0, whole genome shotgun sequence encodes:
- the LOC131068719 gene encoding G-type lectin S-receptor-like serine/threonine-protein kinase At2g19130 has protein sequence MELGSNGPFVYILFVLTLLIIIYNCDECTADGGDTLSLGASLTGMAEKTVVWVANRETPAKKRPGVLKLSTQGSLDLFDAEGASLWSVNISNKASRAVILDSGNFVVVSDANKSEIAWQSFDHPVDTWLPGMKLGGKKKLVCWKNSLDPAPGLFSHQMDPSGIRQFVLRWNNSVQYWDSGAWEGNHFSRIPEMGLKGFYNYNYENTDSGFYVSYTLTPALNVPARFVLDKTGLFQLDALFDKSKWSVTWSQPGDQCNVYNVCGSYGSCNSQNVQFCSCVEGFTHRGNLQDWSSSGCVRQSPLNCDAKNGSTDGFVVSRARFPDQADFSEYPATTKNDCEKACLHNCSCTAFTFNTLSGPCQIRSGDLPTMHNSPSQSNSNVFIRVAASALPPSSSKRKTTVSIVGVVLGALAIALCIFSVLMWRRHRLRSMQMIAHSSNSFLRMFSYRELKIATSNFRSKLGSGGFGSVFKGTLTDGTLVAAKKLEGSGQEEKQFRAEINSLGSIQHVNLVKLRGFCAQRSERLLVYEYMPNGSLNSLLFSGNSESKRKVLDWKTRFEIALGTARGLLYLHEECRECIIHNDVKPENILLDSEFSPKLADFGMAKFVGRDFSRVLTTIRGTRGYLAPEWFSGLPITCKVDVYSFGMTLLEIISGRRNLDMSLPDSNKHFFPSWAAAQIYEGNIVNIVEEGIAVGEEVDIEEVRRVIDVGLVCIEEDENVRPSMRQVVRMLEGKMEPPTPQIPSDSGSNGDIITCSNLSGDATSSSVKPFSVSTRGESFQSL, from the exons ATGGAACTGGGAAGTAATGGTCCATTTGTGTATATCCTCTTCGTTCTTACTCTGCTAATTATAATTTACAACTGTGACGAGTGCACTGCTGATGGGGGAGATACTCTTTCGTTGGGTGCCTCGCTAACAGGAA TGGCAGAAAAGACGGTTGTTTGGGTGGCTAACAGAGAGACTCCCGCAAAGAAGAGGCCCGGGGTTTTGAAGCTGTCCACACAAGGTAGTCTGGATCTGTTTGATGCAGAGGGTGCGTCTCTTTGGTCGGTCAACATATCGAACAAGGCTTCACGGGCTGTGATATTAGATTCTGGCAATTTTGTAGTGGTAAGCGATGCCAATAAATCTGAAATTGCTTGGCAGAGCTTCGATCATCCAGTCGATACCTGGTTGCCTGGGATGAAGTTGGGCGGAAAGAAAAAGCTAGTTTGTTGGAAGAATTCATTGGATCCAGCTCCGGGTCTTTTTTCTCATCAGATGGACCCGTCAGGGATCAGACAATTTGTGCTGAGATGGAACAATTCTGTACAGTACTGGGATAGCGGAGCTTGGGAAGGCAACCATTTCAGTCGAATTCCAGAAATGGGGTTGAAAGGCTTCTACAATTACAACTATGAAAATACTGACTCTGGTTTTTATGTCAGTTATACATTGACGCCTGCTCTTAATGTGCCCGCACGTTTCGTCCTAGACAAAACAGGATTATTTCAATTAGATGCTTTGTTTGATAAAAGTAAATGGAGTGTGACCTGGTCTCAACCCGGAGATCAATGCAACGTATATAATGTCTGTGGCTCTTACGGAAGCTGCAACTCCCAAAATGTTCAGTTTTGTAGCTGCGTAGAAGGCTTCACCCACAGAGGCAATTTGCAGGATTGGTCCTCTAGTGGCTGTGTTCGACAGAGCCCCTTAAATTGCGATGCCAAAAATGGCAGCACCGATGGATTTGTCGTCTCCAGAGCAAGGTTCCCTGATCAGGCCGATTTCTCTGAATACCCTGCAACGACAAAGAATGATTGCGAGAAAGCGTGCCTCCACAACTGCTCCTGCACTGCGTTCACTTTCAATACTCTTTCAGGGCCATGCCAAATCAGGTCTGGGGATTTGCCAACCATGCACAATTCTCCATCACAAAGCAATTCAAATGTCTTTATTCGAGTAGCCGCCTCTGCACTTCCACCATCCTCCTCTAAACGCAAAACAACAGTAAGTATTGTGGGTGTAGTGCTTGGTGCTCTCGCAATTGCTTTGTGTATCTTTTCAGTTTTAATGTGGCGGAGGCATCGGCTACGATCCATGCAAATGATTGCACATTcctccaactcctttcttaggatGTTTAGTTATAGGGAGTTGAAGATCGCAACGAGCAATTTCAGGTCTAAGCTAGGGAGCGGAGGATTCGGTTCAGTGTTCAAAGGAACTCTAACAGACGGCACCCTCGTAGCTGCAAAGAAATTGGAGGGTTCAGGGCAAGAAGAGAAGCAATTCCGAGCGGAAATAAATTCTCTTGGAAGCATACAACATGTGAATCTGGTCAAGCTTCGAGGATTTTGTGCACAAAGATCAGAGAGGCTACTGGTTTATGAGTACATGCCCAACGGCTCTCTGAATTCCTTACTCTTCAGTGGCAACTCCGAAAGTAAACGAAAGGTACTCGACTGGAAGACCCGATTTGAGATCGCACTAGGCACTGCAAGGGGGTTACTTTATCTCCACGAAGAATGCAGAGAGTGCATAATTCACAACGATGTTAAGCCTGAAAACATTCTCCTGGACAGCGAATTTTCCCCAAAGCTGGCCGATTTTGGTATGGCGAAGTTTGTGGGCAGAGATTTCAGCCGCGTGCTGACGACAATCAGAGGAACGAGAGGTTACTTGGCCCCGGAATGGTTCTCCGGTCTTCCCATCACTTGCAAGGTTGACGTATACAGTTTTGGTATGACGCTGCTAGAAATAATTTCGGGGCGAAGAAATCTGGACATGAGCCTGCCGGATTCAAACAAGCATTTCTTCCCCTCGTGGGCGGCAGCTCAAATTTACGAGGGGAACATAGTTAATATTGTGGAAGAGGGTATTGCAGTTGGAGAGGAGGTAGATATAGAAGAGGTGAGAAGAGTTATTGATGTAGGGTTGGTATGCATTGAAGAGGATGAGAATGTGAGGCCAAGCATGCGACAAGTGGTTCGAATGCTGGAAGGGAAGATGGAGCCTCCAACTCCGCAGATTCCGAGCGATAGCGGTAGCAACGGCGATATTATTACTTGCAGTAATCTCAGTGGGGATGCTACAAGTTCATCTGTCAAACCATTTTCAGTTTCGACACGGGGAGAATCTTTTCAGTCTTTGTAA